Proteins co-encoded in one Cupriavidus taiwanensis genomic window:
- a CDS encoding ABC-F family ATP-binding cassette domain-containing protein yields MLAGQVQPAAGRCTRHGSVYYLAQQISHPPGATVSDLAGVRTILDALERIEAGSSAPEDFDAVGERWDIRLRLQHELERNGLGHLDAATPASALSGGEAMRVTLAGALLSDADFLVLDEPSNHLDRPNRQALVEQLQRWPRGLLVVSHDRQLLGAMARIVELSSLGLRSYGGNYAFFAQCKEQEQQSAIQQLEQRKLEQRREAQALREQGERLERRQARGNRQGHEANQARILLGRQKERSESSAGKLRQQHAAARAQSAERVREAAQRVENDLAIVVHELPVALRSQRRVAELEAVELPFVRAATRHLSLTLTGQQRIGVVGPNGCGKSTMLKVLARQLEPLAGTCRMSVEGIYLDQRLASLDPQRTVLEQMLEANGTATEGDLRMRLAHLGLDHRKIAAPGGSLSGGERLKAALACVLYADPPPHLLLLDEPSNHLDLPSVQALEAMLRGYQGALVVVSHDDAFMDSLGLTDRLVATGQGWRTEPW; encoded by the coding sequence ATGCTGGCCGGACAAGTGCAGCCGGCCGCCGGGCGTTGTACGCGCCATGGCAGCGTGTACTACCTCGCCCAGCAGATATCGCATCCGCCCGGCGCTACGGTCTCGGACCTGGCGGGTGTGCGCACCATACTCGATGCCCTCGAACGCATCGAAGCCGGCAGCAGTGCGCCCGAAGACTTCGATGCCGTGGGCGAGCGCTGGGACATACGCCTGCGGCTGCAGCACGAACTGGAGCGCAATGGCCTGGGCCATCTCGATGCCGCGACGCCTGCCAGCGCGCTCAGTGGCGGCGAAGCCATGCGCGTCACGCTGGCCGGCGCCTTGTTGTCGGATGCCGATTTCCTGGTCCTGGACGAGCCCAGCAACCATCTCGACCGGCCCAACCGCCAGGCGCTGGTCGAGCAGTTGCAGCGCTGGCCACGAGGGCTGCTTGTGGTCAGCCATGACCGGCAACTGCTGGGGGCCATGGCGCGCATCGTGGAACTGTCTTCCCTGGGACTGCGCAGCTATGGTGGCAACTACGCCTTCTTCGCGCAATGCAAGGAGCAGGAGCAACAGAGCGCGATCCAGCAGCTCGAACAACGCAAGCTCGAACAGCGGCGCGAAGCGCAGGCCCTGCGCGAGCAAGGCGAGCGCCTGGAACGACGCCAGGCCCGCGGCAACCGGCAAGGCCACGAAGCCAACCAGGCCAGGATCCTGCTGGGCCGCCAGAAGGAACGCAGCGAAAGTTCCGCCGGCAAGCTGCGCCAGCAGCATGCCGCGGCCCGGGCGCAAAGCGCCGAGCGGGTGCGCGAGGCCGCGCAGCGGGTCGAAAACGATCTGGCCATCGTGGTGCACGAGCTGCCGGTTGCGCTGCGTTCGCAACGACGTGTCGCGGAACTCGAGGCCGTGGAGCTGCCGTTTGTCCGCGCTGCCACGCGCCACCTCAGCCTCACCTTGACGGGACAGCAGCGCATCGGCGTGGTCGGCCCCAACGGCTGCGGCAAATCCACCATGCTCAAGGTGCTCGCCCGCCAGCTTGAGCCCTTGGCGGGGACCTGCAGGATGTCGGTGGAGGGCATCTACCTGGACCAGCGCCTGGCCAGCCTGGATCCACAACGAACCGTGCTGGAACAGATGCTGGAGGCGAACGGGACCGCTACCGAAGGCGATCTGCGCATGCGCCTGGCGCACCTCGGCCTGGATCACCGCAAGATCGCAGCGCCTGGCGGCTCGCTCAGCGGTGGCGAGCGTCTCAAGGCGGCGCTGGCGTGCGTGCTGTATGCCGATCCACCGCCGCACCTGCTGTTGCTGGACGAGCCCAGCAACCATCTGGACCTGCCTTCCGTGCAGGCGCTGGAAGCCATGCTGCGCGGCTATCAGGGCGCGCTGGTGGTGGTGTCCCACGACGATGCCTTCATGGACAGCCTTGGCTTGACGGATCGGCTGGTGGCGACCGGCCAGGGCTGGCGCACAGAGCCATGGTGA
- a CDS encoding transglycosylase SLT domain-containing protein, which produces MSAVRPSRWLAGLLLSGLMGALSLCGPAAVAQQKTPSQNPPAAASTPAATAATGQATPAKPRGLNLANKPRTGDFDVMLKSHVIRVLVPYSRTLYFSDKGRERGLTAELVRDFERYLNKKYADQLGKRPLTIIIIPTTRDRLLPDLMAGLGDIAAGNLTETESRLKQVDFTAPRDRKPVRELVVTGPKAPPLQRLDDLAGKTVHVRRASSYFESLTVLNDGLRHAGKVPIKLVMLPDALEDEDALEMLNAGVLQILVVDDWKAAMWAQILPNIKVREDLAVREGGYTGWAYRKNSPQLRQAIEDFYFNFVKKQGGAEYRLKQTMLRIKQIKNNTDDAEYKRFQQTIAFFEKYGKDYGFDPLMLAAQGFQESQLNQEARSHVGAVGIMQIMPATGKELNVGNIRMAEANVHAGAKYMDRLMTKYFPDAHFSEANRPLFAFASYNAGPGNIAKMRKEAAARGLDPDKWFNNVEIVVAEKIGIETTTYVRNIFKYYAAYRLMQDMQASRERAIRQMQK; this is translated from the coding sequence ATGTCCGCTGTCCGCCCTTCCCGTTGGCTGGCAGGCCTCCTTCTGTCCGGCCTGATGGGCGCGCTCAGCCTGTGCGGACCGGCTGCCGTAGCCCAGCAAAAAACGCCATCGCAAAATCCGCCAGCCGCTGCATCGACCCCTGCCGCTACCGCCGCGACAGGCCAGGCCACTCCCGCCAAGCCGCGCGGCCTGAACCTTGCCAACAAGCCCCGTACCGGCGACTTCGACGTGATGCTGAAGAGCCACGTCATCCGCGTGCTGGTGCCGTACAGCCGCACGCTTTACTTCAGCGACAAGGGCCGCGAGCGCGGACTGACCGCGGAGCTGGTGCGTGACTTCGAGCGCTACCTGAACAAGAAATACGCCGACCAGCTCGGCAAGCGCCCGCTGACCATCATCATCATCCCGACCACGCGCGACCGGCTGCTGCCCGACCTGATGGCGGGGCTTGGCGATATCGCCGCCGGCAACCTCACCGAGACCGAAAGCAGGCTGAAGCAGGTGGACTTCACCGCGCCGCGCGACCGCAAGCCGGTGCGCGAGCTGGTGGTCACGGGGCCAAAGGCGCCGCCGTTGCAGCGCCTCGACGATCTCGCCGGAAAGACCGTGCATGTACGGCGCGCCAGCAGCTATTTCGAAAGCCTGACCGTGCTGAACGACGGCCTGCGCCACGCCGGCAAGGTGCCGATCAAGCTGGTCATGCTGCCCGACGCGCTCGAGGACGAAGACGCGCTCGAGATGCTCAACGCGGGCGTGCTGCAGATCCTGGTGGTCGATGACTGGAAGGCGGCGATGTGGGCGCAGATCCTGCCAAACATCAAGGTGCGCGAAGACCTGGCCGTGCGCGAAGGCGGCTATACCGGCTGGGCCTACCGCAAGAACAGCCCGCAACTGCGGCAGGCGATCGAAGACTTCTACTTCAATTTCGTCAAGAAGCAGGGCGGGGCGGAGTACCGGCTCAAGCAGACCATGCTGCGCATCAAGCAGATCAAGAACAATACCGACGATGCCGAGTACAAGCGCTTCCAGCAGACCATTGCCTTCTTCGAGAAGTATGGCAAGGACTATGGCTTCGATCCGCTGATGCTGGCCGCGCAGGGCTTCCAGGAATCACAGCTGAACCAGGAGGCGCGCAGCCATGTCGGCGCGGTCGGCATCATGCAGATCATGCCGGCCACCGGCAAGGAACTGAATGTCGGCAATATCCGGATGGCCGAAGCCAACGTCCACGCCGGCGCCAAGTACATGGACCGGCTGATGACGAAGTACTTCCCCGACGCGCATTTCTCGGAAGCGAACCGGCCGCTGTTCGCCTTTGCCAGCTATAACGCCGGGCCGGGCAATATCGCCAAGATGCGCAAGGAAGCGGCGGCGCGCGGACTGGATCCCGACAAGTGGTTCAACAACGTCGAGATCGTGGTGGCGGAGAAGATCGGCATCGAGACCACCACCTATGTGCGCAATATCTTCAAGTACTACGCGGCGTACCGGCTGATGCAGGACATGCAGGCGTCGCGCGAGCGTGCGATCAGGCAGATGCAGAAATAG
- a CDS encoding quinone oxidoreductase family protein has translation MAKVIRIYETGGPEVLRFETAAIGEPGPGEVRVRHVAVGLNFADTYFRSGTYQVPLPSGIGNEAAGVIEAVGAGVAHLAVGDRVTYTGFTNTLGAYSTERLIPAAPLIKLPEAIRCEVAAAMTMRGLSAAYLMRRIYPFKAGDTILLHAAAGGVGLIVSQWAKLLGLTVIGTVSTEAKAEVARAHGCDYTINYSHEDVARRVRELTDGVGVSVVFDSVGKDTFMASLDSLKRRGLLVCVGFASGPVSGFDPAILARKGSAYLTRPGLADYIADPAEKAELVDELFGHVAAGRIRIEINQRYALEDAVQAHRDLEARKTTGSSIFVI, from the coding sequence ATGGCGAAAGTCATCAGGATTTACGAAACGGGCGGGCCCGAGGTCCTTCGATTTGAGACCGCTGCCATCGGCGAGCCGGGGCCAGGCGAGGTCCGCGTCCGTCATGTGGCCGTAGGACTGAATTTTGCCGACACGTATTTCCGCAGCGGCACGTATCAGGTTCCGCTGCCCAGCGGCATCGGCAACGAAGCAGCCGGCGTGATCGAGGCCGTGGGGGCCGGCGTCGCCCACCTGGCGGTCGGCGACCGCGTGACCTATACCGGCTTCACCAACACGCTGGGCGCCTACAGCACCGAGCGGTTGATCCCTGCCGCGCCGCTGATCAAGCTGCCTGAGGCGATCCGATGCGAAGTCGCCGCGGCGATGACCATGCGGGGCTTGTCAGCCGCCTACCTGATGCGCCGGATCTACCCGTTCAAGGCGGGCGACACCATCCTGCTGCATGCCGCGGCGGGGGGTGTCGGCCTGATCGTTTCGCAATGGGCCAAGCTGCTGGGGCTGACCGTGATCGGCACGGTTTCGACCGAGGCCAAGGCCGAAGTGGCGCGCGCCCATGGCTGCGATTACACCATCAACTACAGCCATGAGGACGTGGCCAGGCGCGTGCGCGAGTTGACGGATGGCGTGGGCGTGTCCGTGGTGTTCGACAGCGTCGGCAAGGACACCTTCATGGCCTCGCTCGACTCGCTCAAGCGCCGCGGCCTGCTGGTATGCGTTGGCTTTGCCTCGGGCCCGGTCAGCGGTTTCGATCCGGCCATCCTGGCCCGCAAGGGCTCGGCCTACCTGACGCGCCCTGGCCTGGCCGACTATATCGCCGACCCTGCCGAAAAGGCGGAACTGGTCGATGAACTGTTCGGCCATGTCGCGGCGGGCCGCATCCGCATCGAGATCAATCAGCGCTATGCCCTGGAGGATGCCGTGCAGGCGCACCGCGACCTCGAGGCGCGCAAGACCACGGGCTCGTCCATTTTCGTGATCTGA
- a CDS encoding 3-keto-5-aminohexanoate cleavage protein: protein MNFLDGHLYPENQQPLIITAAPYAPGWIPSDFPEDIPVTMEEQIQKAVDCYEAGARVLHLHVREADGKGSKRLSMFNELIAGVRAAVPDMVIQVGGSISFAPEEGQAAKWLSDDTRHMLAELEPKPDQVTVTVNTTQMNVTEHAGVDDFKGVSRGFPHLYDTYKDMIVPSNPSWAEEHIRRLSAAGIQSEFQVYNINSFETIERMIRRGVYKGPLVMNWVAISGGMDQANIYNLANMLRAVPDGAVVTVESSVLNVLPINMIGMALGLHVRCGIEDVLWNQTRTGKMSSVEQIRQLVRIAGEFGRPIATAQQTREILKLGVFYDTVEETLQANGFAPNRNGGHQGFLRKQESLPA, encoded by the coding sequence ATGAACTTCCTTGACGGCCACCTGTATCCCGAGAACCAGCAGCCGCTGATCATTACGGCGGCGCCTTATGCGCCGGGCTGGATTCCCTCGGACTTCCCGGAAGACATTCCCGTCACCATGGAAGAACAGATCCAGAAGGCGGTGGATTGCTATGAGGCCGGTGCCAGGGTGCTGCATCTGCATGTCCGCGAAGCCGACGGCAAGGGCAGCAAGCGCTTGTCGATGTTCAACGAGCTGATCGCCGGGGTGCGCGCCGCCGTGCCCGACATGGTGATCCAGGTGGGCGGCTCGATCAGCTTCGCGCCCGAAGAGGGCCAGGCCGCCAAATGGCTGAGCGACGACACGCGGCATATGCTGGCCGAACTCGAGCCGAAGCCCGATCAGGTCACGGTGACCGTCAACACGACCCAGATGAACGTGACCGAGCATGCCGGCGTGGATGACTTCAAGGGCGTGTCGCGCGGATTCCCGCACCTTTACGACACGTACAAGGACATGATCGTGCCCTCGAATCCCAGCTGGGCCGAGGAACATATCCGGCGACTGTCGGCCGCCGGTATCCAGAGCGAGTTCCAGGTCTACAACATCAACAGCTTCGAAACCATCGAGCGGATGATTCGCCGCGGCGTCTACAAGGGCCCGCTGGTGATGAACTGGGTGGCGATCAGCGGCGGCATGGACCAGGCGAATATCTACAACCTCGCCAATATGCTGCGCGCGGTCCCCGATGGCGCCGTGGTGACGGTGGAAAGCTCGGTCCTCAATGTGCTGCCCATCAATATGATCGGCATGGCGCTGGGCCTGCATGTGCGATGCGGCATCGAGGACGTACTGTGGAACCAGACGCGCACGGGCAAGATGAGCTCGGTCGAGCAGATCAGGCAACTGGTGCGTATCGCGGGCGAATTCGGTCGCCCCATCGCGACCGCGCAGCAAACGCGCGAAATCCTCAAGCTCGGCGTTTTCTACGACACCGTGGAAGAGACGCTGCAGGCCAATGGCTTCGCCCCCAATCGCAATGGCGGCCACCAGGGATTCCTGCGCAAGCAGGAAAGCCTGCCGGCCTGA
- a CDS encoding Bug family tripartite tricarboxylate transporter substrate binding protein, whose amino-acid sequence MAFPRQWFAVPLGAAALAALCASAPVGAQDAWPARPIQMVVASSAGSGTDALARLLAQRLSVSLKQPVVVDNRPGGSGVVGTSFVVKAPPDGYTLLYTTASNMVIAPAVLKTIPYDPKKSLVPIAETAEGGVVLLVSNDLPVHSLPELVRFVKANPDKYGYATWSTGSSGQLTMEWLKKQTGMQTDHVPYRTSNQLLTDLASGVVKIGWTDPGAPIPFLRSGKIRAIAITGNARAPQLPEVKTMGEQGYKFDAVGWFGVFAPAGTNPAILKRLGDEINKVQKAPDLAAAMKTMNFGPPPVTTPEQFREMVGRDLQLWSKIAADARIQID is encoded by the coding sequence ATGGCATTTCCAAGGCAGTGGTTTGCAGTCCCGCTTGGCGCCGCAGCGCTCGCGGCGTTGTGCGCTTCGGCGCCGGTGGGCGCGCAGGATGCCTGGCCCGCGCGCCCGATCCAGATGGTCGTGGCGTCGTCGGCAGGGTCGGGAACCGATGCGCTGGCGCGCCTGCTGGCGCAACGCTTGTCGGTATCGCTGAAGCAACCGGTGGTGGTTGACAACCGCCCGGGCGGCAGTGGGGTGGTCGGGACCAGCTTCGTTGTCAAGGCACCGCCCGACGGGTACACGCTGCTTTACACCACGGCGTCGAACATGGTTATCGCGCCGGCTGTGCTGAAAACCATCCCTTACGATCCGAAGAAGAGCCTGGTGCCGATTGCCGAGACGGCTGAGGGTGGCGTGGTGCTGCTGGTGAGCAACGACCTGCCGGTTCACAGCCTGCCGGAGCTGGTCCGGTTCGTGAAGGCGAATCCGGACAAATACGGCTACGCCACCTGGTCTACGGGATCTTCCGGGCAATTGACGATGGAATGGCTGAAGAAGCAGACCGGCATGCAGACCGACCACGTTCCGTACCGGACTTCGAACCAGCTCTTGACCGATCTGGCTTCAGGCGTCGTGAAAATAGGCTGGACCGATCCGGGAGCCCCCATTCCTTTCCTGCGTTCGGGGAAGATCCGCGCCATTGCCATTACCGGCAATGCGCGCGCGCCGCAGTTGCCCGAGGTCAAGACCATGGGCGAGCAGGGCTACAAGTTCGACGCGGTGGGGTGGTTCGGCGTCTTCGCGCCGGCGGGTACCAATCCGGCGATCCTGAAGAGGCTCGGCGACGAAATCAACAAGGTGCAGAAGGCTCCCGATCTCGCCGCCGCGATGAAAACGATGAACTTCGGGCCGCCGCCCGTGACCACGCCTGAGCAGTTCCGGGAGATGGTCGGCCGCGATCTGCAACTCTGGTCGAAGATCGCTGCCGATGCCCGGATCCAGATCGACTAG
- a CDS encoding Bug family tripartite tricarboxylate transporter substrate binding protein, translated as MKQYNHNFGWRGCVVAIGVGVAAWMPAAQAQPDWPTKPVRLVVGGPAGGTADALARLLAEGLHKTWGKPVIVENKAGAAGALAIGDLQSTGKDGHTLLLIQGGVVSEAPLANKVQYKPFSDLKPLAQVSRTGLVLVANKDAPFADLKQLVAYGKSQKDGLVFASYAPGLKGHTSGMLFGQLAQVPMRHVGYKGSPPALNDLMGGHVPLMFDGVTTSLPLIRAGKIKAIAVAYPSRISGLEAVPTFKELGYPQLSQAGWFAVWSRPDVAPEIQHKVREATLAYFRQPAVQKRIKEMGMEQGDAATSDEMMADLRQAYQQQAALLKSINYQPE; from the coding sequence ATGAAGCAATACAACCATAACTTTGGGTGGCGGGGATGCGTCGTGGCGATCGGTGTGGGTGTCGCCGCCTGGATGCCCGCGGCCCAGGCCCAGCCGGATTGGCCGACGAAGCCGGTCCGCCTCGTGGTGGGCGGTCCCGCGGGCGGCACCGCCGACGCACTGGCGCGGCTGCTGGCGGAAGGCCTGCACAAGACGTGGGGCAAGCCGGTGATCGTGGAAAACAAGGCGGGCGCAGCGGGTGCGCTGGCCATCGGCGACTTGCAGTCGACCGGCAAGGATGGCCATACCCTGTTGCTGATACAGGGCGGTGTGGTGAGCGAAGCGCCGCTGGCCAACAAGGTCCAATACAAGCCATTCAGCGACCTGAAGCCCCTGGCACAGGTCAGCCGCACGGGCTTGGTGCTGGTTGCCAACAAGGATGCGCCGTTTGCCGATCTCAAGCAGCTGGTGGCATACGGCAAATCGCAAAAGGACGGGCTCGTGTTCGCTTCCTATGCGCCGGGCTTGAAGGGCCACACCTCGGGCATGCTGTTCGGGCAGCTGGCCCAGGTGCCAATGCGGCATGTGGGCTACAAGGGCTCGCCGCCGGCATTGAACGACCTCATGGGGGGCCATGTTCCACTGATGTTCGATGGGGTGACAACCTCATTGCCGCTGATCAGGGCGGGAAAGATCAAGGCGATCGCGGTGGCCTATCCGTCCCGGATCTCCGGGCTGGAGGCGGTGCCTACCTTCAAGGAGCTCGGTTATCCCCAGCTGTCGCAGGCAGGCTGGTTCGCGGTGTGGTCGCGCCCGGACGTTGCCCCGGAAATCCAGCATAAGGTCCGCGAGGCAACGCTGGCTTACTTCAGGCAACCCGCGGTGCAGAAGCGCATCAAGGAAATGGGCATGGAGCAGGGGGATGCCGCCACTTCGGACGAGATGATGGCGGACCTCAGGCAAGCGTACCAGCAGCAGGCCGCGCTGCTGAAGTCCATCAACTACCAGCCGGAATAG
- a CDS encoding TauD/TfdA dioxygenase family protein gives MNQPLAAAPAVVRATSLGTIRVEPLTCTIGAELGNVNLGVAAEDAQQMAEIHALLLKHRVLFFRDQDITRAQHVAFASRFGQLEDHPVVGSHPDHRGLVQIYKTPDSPPDRHENSWHTDATWREKPPMGCVLRCVECPPVGGDTMWVNMVEAYQQLPEEIKAKIAPLRARHSIEASFGAAMPIEKRLALKAQYPDAEHPVVRIHPETGEKVLFVNGSFTTHFTNYNVPANVRFGLDKAPGASNLLSYLVSQAMIPEYQVRFRWKKNSVAFWDNRSTQHYAVMDYPPCHRKMERTAIVGDAPY, from the coding sequence ATGAATCAGCCACTAGCGGCGGCACCCGCCGTGGTTCGCGCAACATCTCTCGGCACGATCCGGGTCGAGCCCCTCACCTGCACGATCGGCGCAGAGCTCGGCAACGTCAATCTGGGCGTGGCCGCCGAGGATGCCCAGCAAATGGCCGAAATCCACGCACTGCTGCTCAAGCATCGGGTGCTGTTCTTTCGCGACCAGGACATCACGCGCGCGCAGCACGTGGCCTTTGCAAGCCGCTTTGGCCAGCTGGAAGACCATCCGGTGGTGGGCAGCCACCCCGATCACCGCGGACTCGTCCAGATCTATAAGACGCCGGACAGCCCACCCGACCGCCACGAGAATTCCTGGCATACCGATGCCACCTGGCGCGAAAAGCCTCCGATGGGCTGCGTGCTGCGCTGTGTCGAATGCCCGCCGGTGGGCGGCGATACCATGTGGGTCAACATGGTCGAGGCATACCAGCAGTTGCCCGAGGAGATCAAGGCGAAGATCGCCCCATTGCGCGCGCGCCACAGCATCGAAGCAAGCTTTGGCGCCGCGATGCCAATCGAAAAGCGTCTTGCGCTGAAGGCTCAGTACCCCGATGCCGAACACCCGGTGGTGCGCATCCATCCGGAAACCGGAGAGAAAGTGCTGTTCGTCAACGGCAGTTTTACCACGCACTTCACCAACTACAACGTGCCGGCCAACGTTCGCTTCGGTCTGGACAAGGCGCCGGGCGCCAGCAACTTGCTCAGCTACCTCGTCAGCCAGGCCATGATCCCCGAATACCAGGTGCGCTTCCGCTGGAAGAAAAACAGTGTTGCGTTCTGGGACAACCGCTCAACCCAGCATTACGCAGTCATGGATTACCCGCCGTGTCATCGCAAAATGGAGCGCACCGCCATCGTCGGTGACGCGCCATATTGA
- a CDS encoding AraC family transcriptional regulator: protein MSSLVRAAALTNFSELARAAGLDPVRMLLDAGLNPNALREPDIMIPVERLGRLLQAAATLSGNESFGLCMAESRLLSNLGPVGLLIRDQPTLRDSLQMLMRYQALLNSALSLAIEECGDLVIIREGVMAGNAHEPTRQRVELALGVMVRLIRQLHKHDWEPARVCFEHPAPRDLSVHQRFFGPNVEFNYDFNCIVCPKADLDARNPYADPAMARYVQQLIDTAAMSRQATMLDDVRRMVVLLLPSGRCSIEQVAEHLGIGCRTVQRRLAEEGKPFSSIVNDIRTELAARHVMETNRPLTEVATLLGFSAPSGFSRWYHAHFGCSPKESRTARGRAQPELPA from the coding sequence ATGTCGTCACTTGTCCGCGCCGCAGCCCTGACCAACTTCAGCGAGCTTGCCCGAGCCGCCGGACTGGATCCGGTACGCATGCTCCTCGATGCGGGATTGAACCCGAACGCGCTGCGCGAGCCGGACATCATGATTCCCGTGGAGCGCCTTGGGCGCCTGCTGCAGGCGGCCGCAACCCTGTCAGGCAACGAGAGTTTCGGGCTGTGCATGGCGGAATCGCGCCTGTTATCCAATCTCGGGCCGGTAGGGCTGCTGATCCGAGACCAGCCGACGCTGCGGGACTCGCTGCAGATGCTGATGCGCTATCAGGCGCTGCTTAACAGTGCCTTGTCGCTGGCGATCGAGGAGTGCGGCGATCTGGTCATCATCCGCGAAGGGGTCATGGCCGGCAATGCGCACGAGCCCACGCGCCAGCGGGTCGAGTTGGCGCTGGGCGTCATGGTGCGGCTGATTCGCCAGCTTCACAAGCACGACTGGGAGCCGGCGCGCGTGTGCTTTGAACATCCGGCCCCGCGCGACCTCAGTGTGCACCAGCGATTTTTTGGCCCCAACGTCGAGTTCAACTACGACTTCAACTGCATCGTCTGCCCGAAGGCGGATCTCGACGCGCGCAACCCGTATGCCGATCCGGCCATGGCGCGCTATGTGCAGCAATTGATAGACACCGCGGCCATGTCGCGGCAGGCAACCATGCTCGACGACGTCCGGCGCATGGTGGTGCTGCTGCTGCCCAGCGGGCGCTGCAGCATCGAGCAGGTCGCCGAGCACCTGGGCATCGGCTGCCGCACCGTGCAGCGCCGCCTGGCGGAAGAGGGGAAGCCGTTCTCGTCGATCGTCAACGACATCCGCACGGAACTCGCGGCGCGCCACGTCATGGAAACCAACCGTCCGTTGACCGAGGTGGCGACGCTCCTGGGGTTCTCCGCGCCGAGCGGGTTCTCGCGCTGGTATCACGCGCACTTTGGCTGCAGCCCCAAGGAAAGCCGCACCGCGCGCGGTCGTGCGCAGCCTGAACTGCCTGCCTGA
- a CDS encoding YbhB/YbcL family Raf kinase inhibitor-like protein: MPLILTSPAFAQGGEIPTVHTCEGADVSPPLAWSGLPPSTASLVLIVDDPDAPDPASPQMTWVHWLVYNLPPQPGALAQHMSRDSLPPGARQGFNDWHRADYGGPCPPIGRHRYFHKLYALDIVLPDLGKPDKAALEQAMRGHILAHAELIGTYQKHGR; encoded by the coding sequence ATGCCGCTCATACTGACATCCCCTGCGTTCGCCCAAGGCGGTGAGATTCCCACTGTGCACACCTGCGAAGGCGCCGATGTGTCGCCTCCCCTGGCGTGGTCAGGGTTGCCGCCCTCCACTGCCAGCCTGGTCCTGATCGTCGATGATCCGGATGCGCCGGATCCGGCGTCACCGCAAATGACATGGGTCCATTGGCTCGTGTACAACCTGCCGCCGCAGCCCGGCGCGCTGGCGCAGCATATGAGCCGGGATAGCTTGCCGCCGGGCGCTCGCCAAGGTTTCAACGACTGGCACCGCGCCGATTATGGCGGCCCATGTCCTCCAATCGGCCGGCACCGGTATTTTCACAAGCTGTATGCCCTGGACATCGTGCTGCCGGATCTCGGCAAGCCGGACAAGGCAGCGCTGGAACAGGCGATGCGAGGCCATATATTGGCCCATGCCGAACTCATCGGGACTTACCAGAAACACGGGCGCTGA
- a CDS encoding class I fructose-bisphosphate aldolase — MDTSSELQATVDALAQPGKGLLAADESGPTIAKRFERIGVESSEENRRAWRNLLLGTPGLGEYISGVILYEETLGQRSDDGTPLPELAARQGIVPGIKVDKGKLALALARGDEITEGLDGLGKRLANYRQQGARFAKWRAVYNVSDTLPGLAAVQANAEALARYAAICQQAGVVPIVEPEVLMDGGHSMARCAQVTEAVLHEVFHALHRYGVALEHMLLKPSMVLPGKEAGHAPPAEVAMQTVQVLKRAVPAAVPGIFFLSGGQTPTEATVNLDAMNRLGPLPWRLSFSYGRALQEPPLLAWRGDAANAAQAQQALLLRSRLNGMACLGKYEAALEGAAG; from the coding sequence ATGGATACATCAAGCGAACTGCAAGCCACCGTGGACGCCCTGGCACAGCCTGGCAAGGGCCTGTTGGCCGCCGACGAGAGCGGCCCGACCATCGCCAAGCGCTTCGAGCGCATCGGCGTGGAATCGAGCGAAGAGAACCGGCGCGCGTGGCGTAACCTGCTCCTGGGCACGCCCGGCCTGGGCGAGTACATCAGCGGCGTGATCCTGTACGAGGAAACGCTGGGCCAGCGCAGCGACGATGGCACGCCGCTGCCGGAACTGGCCGCGCGCCAGGGCATCGTGCCGGGAATCAAGGTCGACAAGGGCAAGCTCGCCCTCGCGCTCGCCCGCGGCGACGAGATCACCGAGGGCCTCGACGGGCTGGGCAAGCGGCTGGCCAACTACCGGCAACAGGGCGCGCGCTTTGCCAAGTGGCGCGCGGTCTACAACGTGTCCGATACCCTGCCCGGTCTCGCCGCGGTACAGGCCAATGCCGAAGCGCTGGCCCGCTACGCCGCGATCTGCCAGCAGGCCGGCGTGGTGCCGATCGTCGAGCCCGAGGTGCTGATGGATGGCGGCCACTCCATGGCCCGTTGCGCCCAGGTAACCGAGGCCGTGCTGCATGAAGTCTTCCACGCCCTGCACCGCTACGGGGTGGCGCTGGAACACATGCTGCTCAAGCCCAGCATGGTGCTGCCCGGCAAGGAGGCCGGCCACGCGCCACCGGCGGAGGTCGCGATGCAGACCGTGCAGGTGCTCAAGCGCGCCGTGCCTGCTGCGGTGCCGGGCATCTTCTTCCTGTCCGGCGGACAGACTCCCACCGAGGCCACGGTCAATCTCGACGCCATGAACCGGCTGGGCCCGCTGCCGTGGCGGCTGTCGTTCTCTTATGGGCGCGCGCTGCAGGAGCCGCCGCTGCTGGCCTGGCGCGGCGACGCCGCCAATGCCGCGCAGGCGCAACAGGCATTGCTGCTGCGCTCGCGGCTCAATGGCATGGCTTGCCTGGGGAAATATGAGGCGGCGCTGGAGGGCGCGGCCGGTTGA